The following proteins are co-located in the Equus caballus isolate H_3958 breed thoroughbred chromosome 15, TB-T2T, whole genome shotgun sequence genome:
- the LOC111768038 gene encoding myelin and lymphocyte protein isoform X3: protein MFKVFGGLVWILIASSLVPLPLAQGWVMFVSVFCFVGTTVLLFLYIINIHDRKISWYILDAVYHCIAALFYLSAVVLEGLVTNIMDHDLNFTQEHYHENLVATVFSALATLLYMFHACLSFIRLVI from the exons ATGTTCAAG gtCTTTGGGGGCCTCGTGTGGATCCTGATTGCCTCGTCCCTGGTGCCCCTCcccctggcccagggctgggtgATGTTCGTGTCCGTCTTCTGCTTCGTGGGCACCACTGTCCTGCTCTTCCTGTATATAATTAACATCCATGACAGGAAGATTTCCTGGTACATCCTC GATGCCGTCTACCACTGTATTGCTGCCCTGTTTTACCTCAGCGCTGTCGTCCTGGAAGGTTTAGTCACCAACATCATGGACCATGATTTGAACTTCACTCAGGAACATTACCATGAAAACTTAGTTGCTACG GTGTTTTCAGCCCTAGCCACTCTGCTGTACATGTTTCATGCATGTCTTTCTTTCATCAGACTGGTGATTTAG